DNA sequence from the Thermus caldifontis genome:
GCCTCCACGTACACCGTAAGCACCCTGCCGTCGGGGGAAAGGCGCACCGCTTCCACGGTGAGGAGGAAGAGCCGGGGGTCTTCCAGGCCATGGATGGCCTCGGCCAGCGCCCGCTTAAGGCGCTCCTCCAGGTGGGCCCTTCCGTAACTCACCACCTAAAGCTTACTCCCGGTCCAGGCGGGAAACCAGATCCGCCAGCTCCCTGGCCACCTCTTCCGCCCCCTCCTTGGCCTCCACCATCACCCGCACCACGGGCTCGGTGCCCGAGGGGCGCACGTTCACCCGGCCGAAGCCCTTAAGCCTCCCTTCCGCCTCCCGCACCGCCTCCTGGAACCTTGGGTGGGCCACCACCCGATTTTTGTCGGAAACCCGCACGTTCAAAAGCACCTGGGGATACATGGGCAGGGCCTCGTACCAGTCCGCAAGGTCCCCACCTAGGGCCTTCAGGGCCTTCAGGGTGAGGAGGGCGGTGAGAAGGCCATCCCCCGTGGTGTGGTGCCGGAGAAAGATCACGTGGCCCGAGGGTTCCCCGCCCAGGAAAAGCCCCCTTTCCTTCATCACCTCCAGAACGTACCGGTCCCCCACCGCCGCCCGGTGGAAACCAAGGCCCTTTTCCCTCAGGGCCACCTCGAGGCCCATGTTGCTCATCACCGTGCCCACCACCCCCTTTTCCCCATAGGCCAAGGCAGCGAGGTAGAGGATGTGGTCCCCGTGGAAAAGTCTTCCTTTCCGGTCTAGGAACTGCACCCGGTCCCCATCCCCATCCCAGGCGATGCCCAGGTCCAGGCCCAGCTCCACCACGAAGCGGGAAAGGGCCTTGGGATCCGTGGCGCCACATCCCTTGTTGATGTTGCGCCCATCGGGGGTGTTG
Encoded proteins:
- a CDS encoding ribosome-binding factor A, coding for MSYGRAHLEERLKRALAEAIHGLEDPRLFLLTVEAVRLSPDGRVLTVYVEAFRDEERALLALGHAERRLLSEIARRVRLRHLPRLEFVPWRAKPA
- the glmM gene encoding phosphoglucosamine mutase, whose translation is MRRYFGTDGVRGEAGKPPLTPGFVLRLGQAAGAYFRQVDPKPVVLLAKDTRESSDLLEAALAAGLMSQGVRVEHLGVLPTPGLAYLTRHLKASAGAMISASHNPYQDNGIKFFGPEGEKLPDPVEEEIEALLEEEHPTRGIGTVGDFREAERMYLDFLLSHAPDLSGLKVGLDLAHGATYRLGPRLFQRAGAEVMAFFNTPDGRNINKGCGATDPKALSRFVVELGLDLGIAWDGDGDRVQFLDRKGRLFHGDHILYLAALAYGEKGVVGTVMSNMGLEVALREKGLGFHRAAVGDRYVLEVMKERGLFLGGEPSGHVIFLRHHTTGDGLLTALLTLKALKALGGDLADWYEALPMYPQVLLNVRVSDKNRVVAHPRFQEAVREAEGRLKGFGRVNVRPSGTEPVVRVMVEAKEGAEEVARELADLVSRLDRE